One genomic segment of Hevea brasiliensis isolate MT/VB/25A 57/8 chromosome 3, ASM3005281v1, whole genome shotgun sequence includes these proteins:
- the LOC110642613 gene encoding digalactosyldiacylglycerol synthase 1, chloroplastic isoform X2, with the protein MACEICAQQMEVLPLDVPELLAYFVRQSGPFLDQLGVRRDICDKIVESLCSKRKNQLLQRSLSTGESSFFDNQNVNDELDLRIASVLQSTGHCYEGGFWTDSSKHNPSDGKRHVAIVTTASLPWMTGTAVNPLFRAAYLSKSEKRKVTLLVPWLCKSDQELVYPNNLTFSSPEEQENYIRNWLEDRIGFKADFKISFYPGKFSKSRRSIIPAGDTSQFIPSKDADIAILEEPEHLNWYHHGKRWTDRFNRVVGIVHTNYLEYIKRERNGALQAFFVKHINNLVTRAHCNKVLRLSAATQDLPKSVICNVHGVNPKFLKIGEKIAAERELGQQAFSKGAYFLGKMVWAKGYRELIDLLAKHKNELDGFNLDVFGNGEDAREVQIAAKRLDLNVNFLKGRDHADDSLHGYKVFINPSVSDVLCTATAEALAMGKFVVCADHPSNEFFMSFPNCLTYKTSEDFVAKVKEALANEPEPLTAEQRYNLSWEAATQRFMQYSELDKVLNDDKGDARLSKTNRKGMAKAVPLPSMSEMVDGGLAFAHYCFTGNEFLRLCTGAIPGTRDYDKQHCKDLHLLPPQVENPIYGW; encoded by the exons ATATATGTGACAAGATAGTTGAAAGTTTGTGTAGTAAACGCAAGAATCAACTTTTACAGCGCTCACTTTCTACAGGGGAATCCTCTTTCTTTGATAATCAGAATGTGAATGATGAATTGGATTTAAGGATAGCAAGTGTCCTTCAAAGTACAGGGCATTGTTATGAGGGTGGTTTTTGGACAGACTCATCAAAGCATAACCCATCGGACGGGAAGAGGCATGTTGCCATTGTCACAACTGCTAGTCTTCCTTGGATGACCGGCACAGCTGTAAATCCACTCTTTCGAGCAGCATATTTATCAAAGTCTGAAAAACGAAAGGTCACTTTACTGGTTCCATGGCTTTGCAAGTCAGATCaagaattagtttatcccaacAATCTCACTTTTAGTTCACCAGAAGAGCAGGAGAATTATATCCGGAACTGGCTTGAGGATAGGATTGGCTTTAAGGCTgattttaaaatatcattttatCCAGGAAAG TTCTCAAAATCACGGAGAAGCATAATCCCTGCTGGAGATACTTCTCAGTTTATTCCATCAAAAGATGCTGACATTGCCATCCTGGAAGAACCAGAACATTTGAATTGGTATCACCATGGTAAGCGATGGACTGATAGATTCAACCGTGTTGTAGGTATTGTCCATACAAATTACCTAGAATACATCAAAAGGGAAAGGAACGGGGCTCTGCAAGCTTTCTTTGTCAAACACATAAACAATTTGGTTACCCGAGCACATTGTAACAAG GTTCTTCGCCTTTCCGCTGCCACTCAGGACTTACCAAAGTCTGTGATTTGCAATGTTCATGGTGTGAATCCAAAGTTtttgaaaattggagaaaagattgCTGCAGAAAGGGAACTTGGGCAGCAAGCCTTCTCAAAAGGAGCATATTTCCTAGGCAAGATGGTCTGGGCCAAGGGATACAGAGAGTTGATTGATTTGCTAGCAAAGCACAAAAATGAGCTTGATGGCTTCAATTTGGATGTGTTTGGGAATGGAGAGGATGCGCGTGAGGTTCAGATTGCAGCTAAAAGATTGGATTTGAATGTCAACTTTCTGAAAGGAAGAGACCATGCAGATGATTCTCTTCATGG GTACAAAGTTTTCATAAATCCTAGTGTGAGTGATGTGCTCTGCACAGCTACTGCCGAGGCGCTTGCAATGGGAAAATTTGTTGTATGTGCTGATCACCCATCAAATGAGTTCTTCATGTCCTTTCCAAACTGTTTGACTTACAAGACATCTGAGGACTTTGTTGCAAAAGTAAAGGAAGCATTAGCAAATGAGCCTGAACCTCTTACAGCTGAGCAAAGATATAATCTCTCATGGGAGGCTGCAACACAGAGATTTATGCAATATTCTGAGCTAGACAAAGTCTTGAATGATGACAAGGGTGATGCAAGATTGAGCAAAACTAACAGAAAGGGCATGGCAAAAGCAGTTCCATTGCCTAGTATGTCTGAGATGGTTGATGGAGGGTTGGCATTTGCCCATTATTGTTTCACGGGGAATGAGTTCCTTAGACTCTGTACTGGAGCAATACCTGGGACACGGGACTATGACAAGCAGCATTGTAAAGACTTGCATCTCTTGCCTCCACAGGTAGAAAATCCCATTTATGGGTGGTA